From a region of the Anaeromyxobacter sp. genome:
- a CDS encoding N-6 DNA methylase: MAPRRKVRAREAQLAFEALAIEGGLLSPEWLSKVAQLQAAHQAEADYRIHKGLALRDEIGRFWRIAQAHWSDFKAGREKQAEPGALADRFILGLLRDSFGFGSITKAEPEELAGRTYPIGHHALDGRVPVVIAPGGSGLDTLSPAFGEDGRRRSAFGLAQEFLNADDRALWGLATDGLILRLCRDNASLTRPAWIEADLGRIFVEERYADFAALWLLVHESRFGAPGQPVADCPLEVWRSAGREEGTRAREKLREGVEDALVSLGRGFLTHADNQGLRAALHGGQLTRDAYFQQLLRLVYRVIFLLTAEERAVLHPPDVAEEAKELYGKGYGLRRLRDRSAKRSAHDRFGDLWEGLKITFRGVATGEPRLALPALGGLFAKDQCPDLDGARLENRWLMVAIFKLAWVREESGLARVNWRDMGPEELGSVYESLLELVPLIPQDGRGFSFATGDETKGNARKTSGSYYTPDGLVQVLLDSALEPVIQATVAAHPDDPAEALLRLAVVDPACGSGHFLLAAARRLAIHVARHQANGTPSAEQYRHAVRQVVSRCLFGVDLNPMAVELCRVSLWMEAVEPGRPLSFLNSHVQRGNALLGATPELMKKGVPDAAFEPIEGDDKKTASLLKKRNKEVSEKQGLFDTLWSKESGVETDQVARAVAELDAASDADLAAVIGKEARWEELQASEAFRHQRFVADTWCAAFVWPKPEIESSSGGKQKKASPIVEAAPTNALWLQIQSGKGQAPALTVKTVEELAAKYHFFHWHLGFPQVFARGGFDVVLGNPPWDSLLFREEEFFAGTRPDIAQAPTAAARKRMVAKLAEEDPPLHRAYRGALRLVDGVNTFVRSGVRFPLCGVGRVNLFGLFAEAARGLVSREGRIGQLLPTGIVTDDSTKLFFQAVIDSGELVSFFDFENREAIFQAVHRSFKFGILTLAGSRQSGAASKFVFFATRIEHLNDKERQFTLSAADIALLNPVTKTCPIFRSSRDAEITKAIYRRFPVLSTSGWKLELRRLLNSADDSANFLKEHGRGRLPLYEAKYFHQFEHRWATREDDADRDLSEAERADPAFTVHTRYAYPEQDARERFGRTWQHPWVLAWRDIARSTDERTFIATVIPSLAVPDTAKVMFMADDQVMAAPTLVANLGAIAFDFVARQKIGGTHMSAFIAEQLPILPPERVGEASRWSRREALQDWMLPRVLELVYTAWDLHVFAKDVGCDGPPFRWDPERRFLLRAELDAAFFHLYGISHDDADNILETFPIVKKNDEKAHGEYRTKRVILEIYAAMAEAIRTGKPYQTRLDPPPADPRVAHRPSSRSRT; this comes from the coding sequence ATGGCCCCCCGCCGCAAGGTCCGCGCCCGCGAGGCGCAGCTCGCCTTCGAGGCCCTCGCCATCGAGGGCGGCTTGCTCTCGCCCGAGTGGCTCTCCAAGGTCGCGCAGCTCCAGGCCGCGCACCAAGCCGAGGCCGACTACCGCATCCACAAGGGCCTGGCTCTCCGCGACGAGATCGGTCGCTTCTGGCGCATCGCGCAGGCCCACTGGTCCGACTTCAAGGCCGGAAGGGAGAAGCAGGCCGAGCCAGGGGCCCTGGCAGACCGCTTCATCCTGGGCCTGCTCAGAGACTCCTTTGGCTTCGGTTCGATCACCAAGGCCGAGCCGGAGGAGCTCGCTGGCCGGACCTACCCCATCGGCCACCACGCCCTCGACGGGCGGGTCCCGGTGGTCATCGCGCCAGGGGGAAGTGGCCTCGACACCCTGTCGCCAGCGTTCGGCGAGGATGGACGGCGCCGCAGCGCCTTCGGCCTGGCCCAGGAGTTCCTGAACGCCGACGACCGCGCCCTCTGGGGCCTGGCCACCGACGGCCTGATACTGCGCCTATGCCGCGACAATGCCAGCCTAACCCGGCCCGCCTGGATCGAGGCCGACCTCGGCCGGATCTTCGTCGAGGAACGGTACGCCGACTTCGCAGCCCTCTGGCTACTTGTCCACGAGAGCCGCTTCGGGGCGCCTGGTCAGCCCGTTGCTGACTGCCCGCTCGAGGTCTGGCGCTCCGCAGGTCGCGAGGAGGGCACCCGCGCCCGTGAGAAGCTCCGGGAAGGGGTCGAAGACGCCCTGGTGTCCCTCGGCCGCGGCTTCCTCACCCACGCCGACAACCAGGGGCTCCGGGCCGCGCTCCACGGCGGCCAGCTCACGCGGGACGCTTACTTCCAGCAGCTCCTGCGCCTTGTCTACCGGGTCATCTTCCTGCTCACCGCCGAAGAACGGGCCGTGCTCCACCCCCCGGACGTCGCCGAGGAGGCCAAGGAGCTCTACGGGAAGGGTTACGGCCTGCGCCGCCTGCGCGACAGGTCGGCGAAGCGGAGCGCCCACGACCGCTTCGGCGACCTGTGGGAGGGGCTGAAGATCACCTTCCGAGGGGTAGCCACCGGCGAGCCACGCTTGGCGCTGCCGGCCCTGGGCGGCCTCTTCGCCAAGGACCAATGCCCGGACCTCGACGGCGCCAGGCTCGAGAACCGCTGGCTCATGGTGGCCATCTTCAAGTTGGCCTGGGTCCGCGAGGAGTCCGGCCTGGCCCGGGTCAACTGGCGCGACATGGGGCCCGAGGAGCTCGGCAGCGTCTACGAGAGCCTCTTGGAGCTGGTGCCCCTGATTCCCCAGGACGGGCGCGGCTTCTCGTTCGCCACCGGCGACGAGACCAAGGGCAACGCCCGCAAGACATCCGGCAGCTACTACACGCCAGACGGCCTGGTGCAGGTCCTGCTCGATTCCGCCCTGGAGCCGGTGATCCAGGCCACCGTGGCGGCGCACCCAGACGATCCGGCCGAAGCACTTCTCAGGCTCGCAGTGGTAGATCCGGCCTGTGGCAGCGGCCACTTCCTCTTGGCCGCGGCGCGCCGCCTCGCCATCCACGTGGCCCGCCACCAGGCCAACGGCACGCCCTCGGCCGAGCAGTACCGCCACGCCGTTCGGCAGGTGGTCAGCCGCTGCCTCTTCGGCGTCGACCTCAACCCGATGGCCGTGGAGCTCTGCCGCGTCAGCCTCTGGATGGAGGCCGTGGAGCCGGGGCGGCCGCTCTCGTTCCTCAACTCCCACGTGCAGCGCGGAAACGCGCTCCTCGGCGCCACGCCGGAGCTGATGAAGAAGGGCGTGCCCGACGCAGCCTTCGAGCCTATCGAGGGGGACGACAAGAAGACGGCCAGCCTGCTCAAGAAGCGCAACAAGGAGGTGTCCGAGAAGCAGGGGCTCTTCGACACCCTCTGGTCGAAGGAGTCGGGAGTCGAGACGGACCAGGTGGCCCGTGCGGTGGCCGAACTCGATGCGGCTTCCGACGCCGACCTGGCCGCCGTGATCGGCAAGGAGGCGCGCTGGGAGGAGCTTCAGGCGTCAGAGGCTTTCCGCCACCAGCGGTTCGTGGCCGACACGTGGTGCGCTGCTTTCGTGTGGCCGAAGCCGGAGATCGAATCGTCGTCGGGCGGGAAGCAGAAGAAGGCCAGCCCCATCGTGGAGGCCGCCCCGACGAACGCCCTCTGGCTCCAGATCCAGAGCGGCAAGGGTCAGGCCCCAGCCCTCACGGTGAAGACCGTGGAGGAACTAGCGGCCAAGTACCACTTCTTCCACTGGCATCTGGGCTTCCCGCAGGTCTTCGCCCGCGGCGGGTTCGACGTGGTGCTCGGGAACCCGCCATGGGACTCCTTACTCTTCCGGGAAGAGGAGTTCTTCGCTGGCACAAGGCCAGACATCGCGCAGGCGCCGACGGCCGCAGCCCGCAAGCGGATGGTAGCCAAGCTCGCGGAAGAGGACCCACCACTCCATCGGGCCTACCGGGGCGCGCTGAGGCTGGTCGACGGCGTCAACACCTTCGTGAGGAGCGGCGTCCGGTTCCCACTCTGCGGCGTGGGTCGCGTCAACCTCTTCGGACTCTTCGCGGAGGCCGCTCGAGGCCTCGTGTCCCGGGAGGGTCGAATCGGACAGCTTTTACCAACGGGAATCGTCACCGATGACTCGACAAAGCTCTTCTTCCAGGCGGTCATCGACAGCGGCGAGCTGGTGTCCTTCTTCGACTTTGAGAACAGGGAGGCGATCTTCCAGGCGGTTCACCGATCCTTCAAGTTCGGCATCCTGACACTGGCCGGTTCGCGCCAGTCAGGTGCGGCATCTAAGTTCGTGTTCTTTGCCACGCGCATCGAGCACCTGAATGACAAGGAGAGGCAGTTCACGCTTTCAGCCGCCGACATCGCGCTCCTGAACCCGGTCACGAAGACCTGTCCGATCTTCCGGTCTAGTCGGGACGCGGAGATCACAAAGGCCATCTATCGCCGCTTCCCTGTGCTTTCGACATCGGGGTGGAAGCTCGAGTTGCGCCGCCTCCTCAACAGTGCGGATGACTCGGCCAACTTCCTCAAGGAGCATGGTCGAGGTCGACTGCCGCTCTACGAAGCGAAGTACTTCCACCAGTTCGAGCATAGATGGGCCACCCGCGAGGACGATGCGGACCGGGATCTCTCGGAAGCCGAGCGTGCCGATCCCGCTTTCACGGTGCACACCAGATACGCCTACCCGGAACAGGATGCTCGGGAGCGGTTCGGTCGGACATGGCAGCACCCGTGGGTCTTGGCCTGGCGGGACATCGCCCGATCCACCGACGAGCGCACATTCATCGCCACGGTGATCCCGTCACTCGCCGTTCCGGATACTGCCAAGGTGATGTTCATGGCAGACGACCAAGTGATGGCCGCGCCGACTTTGGTCGCGAACCTTGGGGCCATCGCGTTCGACTTCGTGGCGCGCCAGAAGATCGGCGGGACGCACATGAGCGCCTTCATCGCTGAGCAGCTTCCGATTCTGCCCCCTGAGAGGGTCGGCGAGGCTTCAAGGTGGTCAAGACGGGAAGCGCTTCAGGACTGGATGCTGCCGCGGGTCCTGGAGCTTGTGTACACCGCCTGGGATCTCCATGTGTTTGCCAAGGACGTCGGCTGCGACGGCCCACCGTTCCGCTGGGATCCCGAGCGCCGATTCCTGCTCCGCGCCGAGCTCGACGCCGCCTTCTTCCACCTCTACGGCATCTCGCACGACGACGCCGACAACATCCTCGAGACCTTCCCGATTGTGAAGAAGAACGACGAGAAGGCCCACGGCGAGTACCGCACCAAGCGCGTCATCCTCGAGATCTATGCCGCGATGGCCGAGGCCATCCGGACCGGCAAGCCCTACCAGACCCGCCTCGACCCACCGCCGGCCGATCCGCGGGTAGCGCACCGTCCATCGTCCAGGAGCCGAACATGA
- a CDS encoding DEAD/DEAH box helicase family protein, whose translation MPTAQFSPGSLIRARGREWIVLVGSDADTLKVRPISGSEEDQAFIYVPLEVEPVTDATFPRPTAAQQGGQDSALLLRDALLLSLRRGAGPFRSFGQISVQPRAYQLVPLMMALKQDPVRLLIADDVGVGKTIEGALIARELIDRGEIERLAVLCPPHLVEQWIAELENRFNIRAAAVTASSATRLEKGLPLGDSIFRAHPYTVVSLDYIKSERRRDEFLRACPEFVIVDEAHTCASTGAGRHQRYELLKGLTADRSRHLVMLTATPHSGDEDAFYALLGLLDPKYERLKDASAPDRDKLREQLSRNFVQRRRPDIAEWKDGSLFPRRDVKQITYQLTGAWDGFFEDVLDYCAAIVEAAGGDERRQRLNFWGTLALMRCVASSPAAAAQALRTRAGLNVETIEETLQDRLFDGSSDALNDDDVEPPAATEDKALAGLIAQAEKLAGQAGDPKLKLLTDHLKQLVADGFSPVVFCRYLATAHYLGRHLREHFDGVTVDVVTGELTSDERKERVELLGDAEKRLLIATDCLSEGVNLQEHFDAVVHYDLSWNPTRHEQREGRVDRFGQESKVVRATLIYGANNPVDGAVLDVILRKAEKIREELGVPVPLPDEGHTLTQALMKAVLLRHGSEAKQRVLDFSSTPEAKAIDDKWTDAAVKARANRTVFAQRRLKPDDVLPEWKKTLAAMGGEEDVKRFTDRALARLGSGLEELKRGAYKAALAALPEDVRERLEAEGLSGSPLISFGYPPKPRCRPVQRSHPLVSVWPSRCSSARSPTPRRPRERDPGVLGRVGCWISGAVTERTTVAILRLRHQLTAQKGKTTSTLLVEEAAAIGWAGTTVPKLMEGLDALALLSPAAAADPLPAVAARTVAQALELLASKTAELNAFAHRRAEALLADHRRVREAGEATGKYTVKALLPADVIGLYVLLPKVS comes from the coding sequence ATGCCCACAGCCCAGTTCAGCCCCGGCAGCCTCATCCGGGCCCGCGGTCGCGAGTGGATCGTCCTCGTTGGCAGCGACGCCGACACGCTGAAGGTCCGTCCCATCTCCGGCTCGGAGGAGGACCAGGCCTTCATCTACGTGCCGTTGGAGGTCGAGCCGGTCACCGACGCGACCTTCCCGCGCCCGACGGCGGCACAGCAGGGCGGCCAGGATTCGGCACTGCTCCTCCGCGACGCGCTCCTCCTCTCGCTTCGGCGTGGGGCGGGCCCGTTCCGCAGCTTCGGCCAGATCTCCGTGCAGCCACGCGCCTACCAGCTCGTGCCGCTCATGATGGCGCTGAAGCAGGACCCGGTCCGCCTGCTCATCGCTGACGATGTCGGCGTCGGCAAGACCATCGAGGGGGCCCTCATCGCCCGGGAGCTCATCGACCGGGGCGAGATCGAACGGCTGGCGGTTCTTTGCCCGCCGCACCTCGTCGAGCAGTGGATCGCCGAACTGGAGAACCGCTTCAACATCCGGGCAGCGGCCGTCACTGCATCGAGCGCGACCAGGCTGGAGAAGGGGCTCCCGCTTGGCGACTCCATCTTCCGCGCCCACCCCTACACGGTGGTGAGCCTCGACTACATCAAGAGCGAGCGTCGCCGGGACGAGTTCCTAAGGGCCTGCCCCGAGTTCGTCATCGTGGACGAGGCCCACACCTGCGCCTCGACCGGCGCCGGACGCCACCAGCGCTATGAGCTGCTGAAGGGGCTCACCGCCGACCGCAGCCGGCACCTGGTGATGCTCACCGCCACGCCCCACAGCGGCGACGAGGACGCCTTCTACGCGCTGCTGGGCCTGCTCGATCCCAAGTACGAGAGGCTGAAGGACGCATCCGCCCCGGACCGCGACAAGCTGCGCGAGCAGCTCTCCCGCAACTTTGTCCAGCGCCGACGGCCGGACATCGCCGAATGGAAGGACGGGAGCCTCTTCCCGAGGCGGGACGTGAAGCAGATCACCTACCAGCTCACCGGCGCCTGGGACGGCTTCTTCGAGGACGTGCTCGACTACTGCGCCGCAATCGTGGAGGCGGCCGGCGGGGACGAGCGGCGCCAGCGGCTCAACTTCTGGGGCACCCTGGCCCTCATGCGCTGCGTTGCCTCCAGCCCCGCCGCCGCCGCTCAGGCGCTCAGGACCCGCGCCGGTCTCAACGTTGAGACTATCGAGGAGACGCTCCAGGACCGGCTCTTCGACGGCTCCTCCGACGCCCTCAACGACGACGACGTGGAGCCGCCAGCGGCGACCGAGGACAAGGCACTGGCGGGCCTCATCGCCCAGGCCGAGAAGCTGGCGGGCCAGGCCGGCGACCCCAAGCTGAAGCTCCTGACCGACCATCTGAAGCAGCTCGTCGCGGACGGGTTCAGCCCCGTGGTCTTCTGCCGCTACCTCGCCACCGCCCACTACCTCGGCCGCCACCTCCGCGAGCACTTCGACGGCGTGACCGTGGACGTCGTCACCGGGGAGCTGACCTCCGACGAGCGCAAGGAGCGGGTGGAGCTGCTGGGCGACGCCGAGAAGCGGCTCCTGATCGCCACCGACTGCCTCTCCGAGGGCGTCAACCTCCAGGAGCACTTCGACGCGGTCGTCCACTACGACCTCTCCTGGAACCCGACCCGCCACGAGCAGCGGGAAGGGCGCGTGGACCGCTTCGGTCAGGAGTCGAAGGTGGTGCGCGCCACTCTCATCTACGGGGCCAACAACCCGGTGGACGGCGCGGTGCTGGACGTCATCCTCCGCAAGGCCGAGAAGATCCGCGAGGAGCTCGGCGTCCCGGTGCCGCTCCCCGACGAAGGGCACACGCTGACGCAGGCGCTCATGAAGGCGGTCCTCCTGCGGCATGGCAGTGAGGCCAAGCAGCGGGTCCTCGACTTCTCGAGCACGCCAGAGGCCAAGGCCATCGACGACAAGTGGACCGACGCCGCGGTGAAGGCCAGGGCCAACCGGACCGTCTTCGCCCAGCGGCGCCTCAAGCCAGACGACGTCCTGCCCGAGTGGAAGAAGACCCTGGCGGCCATGGGCGGCGAGGAAGACGTGAAGCGGTTCACCGACCGGGCGCTCGCCCGCCTCGGGTCCGGCCTGGAGGAGCTGAAGCGCGGGGCCTACAAGGCCGCGCTGGCCGCGCTCCCAGAGGACGTACGTGAGCGGCTTGAGGCCGAGGGGCTCAGCGGCTCCCCGCTGATCTCCTTCGGCTACCCACCCAAGCCACGCTGCCGCCCGGTCCAGCGCAGCCACCCCCTGGTGTCGGTCTGGCCGAGTCGCTGCTCGAGCGCACGCTCGCCGACGCCGCGGCGCCCCAGGGAACGGGACCCAGGCGTGCTGGGGCGCGTGGGGTGCTGGATCTCTGGCGCCGTGACGGAGCGGACGACGGTGGCCATCCTTCGCCTGCGCCACCAGCTCACGGCGCAGAAGGGGAAGACGACCTCGACGTTGCTGGTCGAAGAGGCCGCAGCCATTGGCTGGGCTGGCACAACCGTTCCCAAGCTCATGGAAGGGCTCGATGCCCTGGCGCTCCTGTCGCCGGCGGCGGCCGCTGATCCTCTACCTGCCGTCGCGGCCCGGACCGTCGCCCAGGCACTGGAGCTCCTCGCCAGTAAGACGGCCGAGCTCAACGCCTTCGCGCACCGGCGCGCCGAGGCGCTGCTCGCCGATCACCGCCGCGTCCGAGAGGCTGGCGAAGCGACCGGCAAGTACACGGTGAAGGCGCTCCTCCCGGCCGACGTCATCGGCCTCTACGTGCTGCTCCCCAAGGTGAGCTGA